AATTAAATTGCACATTATGGACTTTGGTTTAATATGAGGTAGCCAGCGACTTGACACCTACAGGCGAATACGGTATCTGTATCGGCCATAAGCCATCACACGTCCGTGGGGAATAATTAGATATGTGGAATTTATTATAAAAAGAATATCGTCCATTACCACACAAGGGGAACACCCTTTAACAAAACAGTATTTTGAAAAGCAGGGTGAGGCGTGTGCTGCAGACGTTTATTATGGTCTAAGCCGGGAAATAGAGCGCTTAAACAAAAAACGGATTTATATGGAGGAAAAGCCCCTAGAGAGGCCGAACTACTCAAGCTTCGCCAAGTATTTTCACTGGTTTAAATTGTTGGGGCTTATAGAGCGCACCGATAGAAAGGAGCCTGCCATTTACGATTTTCTGGAGAAGCGTGTGTTCTACAGATTGACCGGCAAGGGTCAAGCCGAAGTGAGAACATGGGAGGACCCGGTAAGGGCAGCGCATCCCGTTGAACTCTAAACCGAATCGGCGAGGAAGTCGCTTACCCGCGCTGTGGGGCACGCCCAGTACCTAGGTCTACACCAACTTCATGGTTATCGCCTCAGGCTCGCAGACGACGGCACACAGGCCGCAGCCAAAGCACTTACCCTCATCGATCGTGGCCTTGAGCTTCTTGGACGGGGGAGAATCCTTCATTTCTATGGCCTCGAAGAAGCACCGCTCCACACAGTCCTGGCAGCCGGTACATAGATCCTGATCCACCTCGGCGCGAAAACGGCTCTTCTCCAGTATCTGTTCTATAGTACCGACCCTGATGCCGATAGCGAAGATATCACAGCAGTCCCGACAGCAATTGCATATTGCGGTGAGCCGCCCGGAGTTGCCAAAGGGCCACGTGTGAATCAGGCCTGCTTCCTCAGCCTCATCGGCGATGGCGACAGCCTCTTGCGTAGAGATCCTGCGGCCGGCGCCCCTGTTTATGGCGTATTCCGCTCCCCGGTTAAGTTGCAGGCAGACGTCAAGCGGGAGATCGCACTCCCTTATCGACCTGCGGCAGGTGCAGGACACCACCGCGATCGAGTCTGCCCCTTTGAGCAACTCCCTGATGTTCTCCTCGGGCAGAAGCTTACCGAGGTCCGGGCTGCGCTCCATGGCCTTCAAGGCAGGAAGCACCTTGATGAACTGCACATACGAGTCTCCCAAACCACCGGACATGGTCTGGAGCCACTCGCCATCCCGAAACTCCTTCCACAGGTCAAGAAGCTCGGTATCGATCCATTTCTCCGCGCTCGATAGGTTGGAATCGTGCAGCTGGGTCATATCGCGGGCGAAGCAAACCCCTTTGCTGGTGCGGATGGCCAGCCCCCGCTCCATAAACTCCTGTAGTTTGCGCTGCACCGCCTCTTCGTCCAGCCCCGATTTTTGGGCCAGCTCCGCGGGCTCCGCTGGCAGCTCGAGCAGCAGTCGCCCCTCCTCGGGGGTCACCAGCTTCTGCAATACGCGACGAAAACGCTCCGACTGGGGGTAGTTCAGCCTCGCCATCAACTCGGTATAGACATCGCTTGTTGCCACATTGACCTCCTTCAACTCTGCCGCCTTCTCTTCGCTTTCGCAGGCCTGGGCTTCGTGTCCCGGGCCTGCTTCTTGCCCAGCACCCGCTTCATCCGAAACCAGGACGGCGTGCGATATCCTTTCATGGCCCTACCACGATCTCCAGTAGTGTATTTCCCCCTGCTGGAGCTTGCGCCGTGGTCATATCGATCCTGGCAGCCTTTACCCTGATGAGGGGCGCTTCCGGCTAGCGGTCGTTTCTATTCTTTAGAGCTTCTTTACTAGGCTGACACCCTTCCCTCGCGGGGTACCGCCGATATCTTCCCCTTCTCCGGTACGTACCACGGCGACGGGTACC
Above is a window of Dehalococcoidia bacterium DNA encoding:
- a CDS encoding 4Fe-4S binding protein gives rise to the protein MATSDVYTELMARLNYPQSERFRRVLQKLVTPEEGRLLLELPAEPAELAQKSGLDEEAVQRKLQEFMERGLAIRTSKGVCFARDMTQLHDSNLSSAEKWIDTELLDLWKEFRDGEWLQTMSGGLGDSYVQFIKVLPALKAMERSPDLGKLLPEENIRELLKGADSIAVVSCTCRRSIRECDLPLDVCLQLNRGAEYAINRGAGRRISTQEAVAIADEAEEAGLIHTWPFGNSGRLTAICNCCRDCCDIFAIGIRVGTIEQILEKSRFRAEVDQDLCTGCQDCVERCFFEAIEMKDSPPSKKLKATIDEGKCFGCGLCAVVCEPEAITMKLV